A stretch of the Thiomicrorhabdus xiamenensis genome encodes the following:
- a CDS encoding peptidylprolyl isomerase — MFTTKPFIFSLFAVVAFANAAVVSAADIASVNGKTITEQDYELFIQENKQAQVPNIDREQVIAELINRELVFQDAMSKGLDKDPVLLKKLEMIKLNLLISAAIEKAVNTPPITDSELKKLYEDKLANFAQKEYKARHILLNSQTEAEAVIRELDKGADFAELAKTKSVGPTGKNGGDLGWFSPSQMVAEFSTAVTALNKKQYTKSPVQTQFGYHVILLEDSREARAPSFDSVKAKLKQVIRQQRATSYLESLRKKANITVK; from the coding sequence ATGTTTACAACTAAACCGTTTATATTTTCCCTTTTTGCTGTGGTGGCTTTTGCTAACGCAGCCGTTGTTTCTGCCGCTGACATTGCGTCGGTGAACGGTAAAACCATTACAGAGCAGGATTATGAGCTGTTCATTCAGGAGAATAAACAGGCTCAGGTCCCCAATATCGACCGAGAGCAGGTGATCGCTGAGCTGATTAATCGAGAATTGGTCTTTCAGGATGCGATGAGTAAAGGGCTTGATAAAGATCCTGTATTGTTGAAAAAACTGGAAATGATCAAGTTGAATCTGTTGATTAGCGCCGCGATTGAAAAAGCGGTAAATACTCCGCCAATTACCGACAGCGAATTAAAAAAGCTGTATGAAGATAAACTCGCCAACTTTGCTCAGAAAGAATACAAAGCGCGGCATATTTTGCTCAATAGCCAAACCGAAGCCGAAGCGGTGATTCGCGAGTTGGATAAAGGCGCAGACTTTGCCGAGTTAGCGAAAACAAAGTCGGTTGGCCCGACAGGAAAGAACGGGGGAGACTTGGGCTGGTTCTCGCCAAGCCAGATGGTTGCGGAATTCAGTACCGCCGTGACGGCCTTGAACAAAAAACAGTACACGAAATCGCCGGTGCAGACGCAGTTCGGCTATCACGTCATTCTGCTTGAAGATAGCCGTGAGGCACGAGCGCCCAGTTTCGATTCGGTAAAAGCAAAGCTAAAACAGGTTATTCGGCAGCAGCGGGCCACTTCTTATCTAGAGTCATTAAGAAAAAAAGCGAACATTACGGTTAAGTGA
- a CDS encoding MBL fold metallo-hydrolase, which produces MHMTEFELQVLGTGGGASQVYDGLTSSSFMLLQNKQPVCLVDLGLGVGREVIQSFGRFPKDIVITHNHSDHAGDLPVVLRVEQAKGRKCRVICQQQIAQRLQQHRLAEHLEQIAAEDLAEWLTPPQQMRTALNEHLAIEFFQGRHSELSFAFILYYEDRALLAYTGDSTMESELYRTLSQADTFIIDARPDSNAWHASFSEVESWLKPGCYVIGHGLNNEQIELYPHLPLLKQGQKIPLLFK; this is translated from the coding sequence ATGCATATGACTGAATTTGAATTGCAGGTTCTGGGCACGGGCGGCGGAGCGTCTCAGGTGTACGACGGCTTAACGAGCAGCAGTTTTATGCTGTTACAGAATAAACAGCCAGTTTGTCTTGTCGATTTGGGGCTGGGCGTCGGGCGCGAAGTCATCCAATCTTTTGGCCGTTTCCCTAAAGATATTGTCATTACCCATAACCATTCCGATCATGCCGGCGATTTACCGGTTGTTCTGCGCGTCGAACAGGCTAAAGGCAGGAAGTGCCGTGTAATCTGCCAGCAGCAGATTGCCCAGCGCCTTCAGCAACACCGCCTCGCCGAACATTTGGAACAGATTGCTGCGGAAGATTTGGCTGAATGGTTAACTCCGCCGCAACAGATGCGCACGGCACTGAATGAGCATTTGGCAATCGAATTTTTCCAGGGTCGGCATTCCGAGTTGAGTTTTGCCTTTATTCTCTATTATGAAGACCGGGCACTATTGGCTTACACCGGCGATTCAACCATGGAAAGCGAGTTGTATCGGACTTTGAGCCAAGCGGATACCTTTATCATCGACGCCCGTCCTGATTCAAATGCCTGGCATGCCAGTTTTTCAGAGGTAGAATCCTGGTTGAAACCGGGCTGCTATGTTATCGGTCACGGGCTAAATAATGAGCAGATTGAGCTCTATCCCCATCTGCCACTGTTAAAGCAAGGCCAAAAGATTCCACTGTTGTTTAAGTAG
- a CDS encoding DUF2202 domain-containing protein has protein sequence MKKVLYTALLAALSLNSMEAFADKKSTSSGLDRVEASHLTFMREEEKLARDVYLTLAEMYPEQSVFNQIATQSEQTHTDTMRDKLAQFNLTDPNPDANNLPEEIGQFYGEEWGWYFKEKFDALISKATESELSALYVGAFIEELDMNDIVVCPEVMRESNYPKVCGLEYTDESALINAYSSLVDGSEYHLRAYVGQIEAVIGEGNYQAQYLSQEEVDTILGR, from the coding sequence ATGAAAAAGGTTTTATACACCGCCCTGCTTGCCGCACTGTCACTCAATTCTATGGAAGCCTTTGCCGACAAGAAATCCACTTCGTCCGGCTTGGATAGAGTTGAAGCTTCGCATCTAACTTTTATGCGTGAGGAAGAAAAATTGGCCCGCGATGTTTATTTAACACTGGCCGAAATGTATCCGGAGCAATCGGTATTCAACCAGATCGCGACACAGTCTGAACAAACCCATACAGATACCATGCGCGATAAGCTGGCGCAATTTAACCTTACCGATCCGAATCCGGACGCCAACAACCTGCCGGAGGAAATCGGTCAGTTTTACGGTGAAGAATGGGGCTGGTATTTCAAAGAGAAATTCGACGCGCTGATTTCCAAAGCAACGGAAAGCGAACTGAGCGCTCTGTATGTCGGTGCCTTTATCGAAGAACTGGATATGAACGATATTGTTGTCTGTCCGGAAGTCATGCGCGAGAGTAATTATCCCAAAGTTTGCGGCCTGGAATACACCGATGAAAGTGCACTGATCAATGCCTACAGCTCGCTTGTCGATGGCTCGGAATACCATCTGCGCGCCTATGTCGGTCAGATTGAAGCGGTTATCGGCGAAGGGAATTACCAAGCACAATACCTGTCGCAGGAAGAAGTTGACACTATTCTTGGCCGATAG
- a CDS encoding thrombospondin type 3 repeat-containing protein, giving the protein MKICVISSLLLLTSMTASFAAFATDSDFDGVEDAIDKCPDTAQLKKVNKDFRYRMVVNPERLQKSVQAYPVDPNGCELDDDGDGVVNSKDYCPENTPLELSKGISANGCPRHSDQDGVPDYRDRCPGTAAGQKSDRFGCPIHTP; this is encoded by the coding sequence GTGAAAATTTGTGTAATTTCGTCTCTATTGCTGTTGACCTCCATGACCGCCTCCTTTGCGGCATTCGCAACGGATTCCGATTTTGACGGTGTTGAAGACGCGATCGATAAGTGTCCTGATACCGCTCAGTTAAAAAAGGTAAACAAAGATTTCCGCTATCGAATGGTTGTAAACCCGGAACGGCTGCAGAAAAGCGTTCAGGCCTACCCGGTTGATCCCAATGGATGCGAGTTGGATGACGATGGGGATGGCGTGGTCAACAGCAAGGATTACTGTCCGGAAAATACGCCGCTGGAACTGTCTAAAGGTATTTCGGCAAACGGCTGCCCTCGGCATTCTGATCAGGATGGTGTTCCGGACTATCGTGACCGGTGTCCCGGAACCGCAGCGGGTCAAAAATCCGACCGCTTCGGTTGCCCGATTCACACGCCTTAA
- a CDS encoding rhodanese-like domain-containing protein translates to MSSKTLPVTILVSLLLLSTSAFAAEEVKVKITDKLAEIQVKHNGKSVTIKRNQDQTNTIDEDYALTSRVCPPFCLQPIKLLPGVETIGELEMLDFLKRKAQGDQSIVIIDSRTPDWVAKETIPSAINIPWTKLFPQSSSYEPLEVEEILTLRFGAIVVDNIWDFSNAKTLVMYCNGPWCGQSPTNIKALVNLGYPAHKIFWYRGGMQAWHAAGLTTVTP, encoded by the coding sequence ATGTCCAGCAAAACATTACCCGTAACGATTTTAGTTAGCTTATTGTTGCTGTCGACCTCGGCGTTTGCTGCCGAAGAGGTTAAAGTTAAAATCACCGACAAACTGGCGGAAATTCAAGTCAAGCACAACGGCAAATCCGTCACCATCAAGCGCAATCAGGATCAAACCAATACCATTGATGAAGATTATGCGCTTACCTCCCGCGTCTGCCCGCCGTTCTGTTTGCAGCCGATCAAACTGCTACCGGGCGTGGAAACCATTGGCGAGCTGGAAATGCTGGATTTTCTGAAGCGTAAGGCTCAGGGAGATCAGTCAATTGTCATCATTGATTCGCGCACTCCGGATTGGGTCGCGAAAGAGACGATTCCGAGTGCGATCAATATTCCGTGGACGAAGTTATTTCCTCAATCCTCTTCTTACGAACCGCTTGAGGTTGAAGAGATTCTCACCCTGAGATTCGGGGCGATAGTGGTGGATAATATCTGGGATTTTTCGAATGCGAAAACGCTGGTGATGTATTGCAACGGACCCTGGTGCGGACAGTCGCCGACCAATATCAAGGCGCTGGTGAATTTGGGTTATCCCGCCCACAAGATATTTTGGTATCGCGGCGGGATGCAGGCATGGCATGCGGCCGGTTTAACGACCGTAACACCTTAG
- a CDS encoding HAD family hydrolase has protein sequence MLQIEIPGNQTFALAHLVLDYNGTLACDGAIKHGVIEKLHELSQHLQVHVITADTHGSVHQACAEAFITIHVIAKNDQDRQKQEYIRQLGAQNCVAAGNGLNDALMLQEAGLGIVLMQEEGCATKTLMASDLLFGSIDDLLDSLLQPKRLIASLRNG, from the coding sequence ATGCTGCAGATTGAAATCCCCGGTAATCAAACCTTCGCTTTGGCACATCTGGTATTGGATTACAACGGCACCCTAGCCTGTGACGGCGCTATCAAACACGGTGTAATCGAGAAGTTGCATGAACTTTCGCAGCACTTGCAGGTACATGTCATTACCGCGGATACGCACGGCTCGGTGCATCAAGCCTGCGCAGAAGCGTTTATTACCATTCATGTGATTGCCAAAAACGATCAGGACCGTCAGAAGCAGGAATACATTCGGCAATTAGGCGCGCAAAACTGTGTTGCCGCAGGAAACGGTTTGAACGACGCGCTGATGCTGCAAGAGGCTGGACTTGGCATTGTTTTGATGCAGGAAGAGGGATGCGCGACCAAAACGTTGATGGCCAGCGATCTGCTTTTCGGTTCGATTGACGATCTGCTGGATTCTCTCCTGCAACCGAAACGACTGATTGCCTCTTTACGTAACGGATAA
- a CDS encoding alkene reductase — translation MSTEILFQPVQLGNLTLDNRFVMAPLTRCRAINHIPNELMAEYYTQRASAGLIITECSMVTPQTSAFGNDPGIYSQEQVDGWKKVTDSVHKVGGRIYLQIWHAGRAAHPLLNNGKEAVSSSAVAIDDETHTPEGKKPYTVPHELTQDEIAAIVDDFRQGAANAIAAGFDGVEVHGANGYLIDQFLRDGCNQRSDQYGGSLENRARFLSEILSAVTDEIGSDRVGLRLSPLNSFNSMQDSDPVAWIRYLSEHLNQFNLAYLHVMRADFFGIQKADVIPIAREHYKGHLMVNMGYSAEEAAQTIDNNLADSVAFGTGFLANPDFPARVQAGAALNDPDPDTFYTDGSEGYTDYPFMQD, via the coding sequence ATGTCGACAGAAATACTTTTTCAACCAGTACAACTCGGAAATCTCACTCTCGACAACCGCTTTGTCATGGCGCCGCTTACCCGTTGCCGGGCGATTAACCATATTCCCAACGAGCTGATGGCCGAGTACTATACCCAACGCGCCAGTGCGGGATTAATTATCACCGAATGCAGCATGGTTACACCGCAAACATCGGCATTTGGCAACGATCCCGGGATCTATTCCCAGGAACAGGTCGATGGCTGGAAAAAAGTGACCGACTCCGTACACAAAGTCGGCGGACGCATCTATCTGCAAATCTGGCATGCCGGCCGCGCCGCCCATCCGTTGCTCAATAACGGCAAAGAGGCGGTAAGTTCGAGTGCCGTTGCCATTGACGATGAAACGCATACCCCGGAAGGCAAAAAACCCTATACGGTTCCTCACGAATTGACGCAGGATGAAATCGCCGCAATTGTCGATGATTTCCGTCAAGGTGCAGCAAATGCCATTGCCGCCGGTTTTGACGGTGTCGAAGTACACGGCGCTAACGGCTATCTTATCGACCAGTTTCTGCGTGACGGCTGCAACCAGCGCAGTGACCAATACGGCGGTTCGCTGGAAAACCGTGCACGCTTTTTAAGCGAAATCCTCAGCGCCGTTACCGACGAGATCGGCAGTGATCGAGTAGGATTGCGCCTTTCGCCGCTCAACAGCTTCAATAGCATGCAAGACAGCGATCCGGTCGCCTGGATTCGTTACCTGTCCGAGCATTTGAATCAGTTTAATTTGGCTTATCTGCATGTCATGCGTGCCGACTTTTTCGGCATACAGAAAGCCGATGTCATTCCAATTGCCCGCGAACACTATAAAGGTCATTTGATGGTCAACATGGGCTATTCCGCAGAAGAAGCGGCACAGACTATCGACAACAATCTGGCCGACTCGGTCGCCTTTGGAACCGGATTCCTGGCCAATCCGGACTTTCCCGCGCGCGTGCAGGCAGGAGCGGCATTGAATGATCCCGATCCGGATACCTTCTATACCGACGGATCGGAAGGCTATACCGACTATCCGTTTATGCAGGATTAG
- a CDS encoding DUF2058 domain-containing protein, giving the protein MAGSLFDQLKKSGLVDDKRAKKVQREKQQQNKQKKANKSKKGQGGNSQNEAALLAAKAAEEKAQRDRELNQKRQQEQAEKAKHAELRQLIQSNQLKGYEGDIAYNFSDGTAVKTLKVNEKTQRGLAGEKILIVRFGKGYALISAELQEKIEQRDASVIVRNESLQTQLSKEDEDYYAKFEIPDDLIW; this is encoded by the coding sequence ATGGCGGGTTCACTCTTTGACCAACTGAAAAAATCCGGCTTAGTCGACGATAAAAGAGCCAAGAAAGTTCAACGCGAAAAGCAACAGCAAAACAAACAGAAAAAAGCCAATAAAAGCAAAAAAGGTCAAGGCGGCAACTCACAGAATGAAGCCGCTCTGCTTGCTGCAAAAGCAGCTGAAGAAAAAGCGCAGCGCGATCGTGAATTGAACCAGAAGCGCCAGCAGGAACAAGCCGAAAAGGCCAAACACGCAGAACTGAGACAGCTTATTCAAAGCAATCAGCTCAAAGGCTACGAAGGCGACATCGCCTATAACTTTTCCGACGGAACCGCAGTCAAAACCCTTAAGGTGAATGAAAAAACCCAAAGAGGACTGGCCGGCGAAAAAATCCTGATCGTGCGTTTTGGCAAAGGTTATGCGCTGATCAGTGCCGAGCTACAGGAAAAAATCGAACAGCGTGATGCGTCCGTGATCGTCAGAAACGAAAGTCTGCAAACCCAACTCTCCAAAGAAGACGAAGACTACTACGCCAAGTTCGAGATTCCGGATGATTTGATCTGGTAA
- a CDS encoding DEAD/DEAH box helicase, producing the protein MSFAKLGLSDPILKALSDSGYQTPTEIQKKAIPLILKGEDIIASAQTGTGKTASFVLPILQKLDNGETVRGRSIRALILVPTRELAIQVEKSILAYGKHLQLSSVAVYGGSDLEENKQRLAQGVDILVATPGRLLDLAYQRSVFFNDLEFLVLDEADRMLDMGFIDDLNKIIDRLPSHRQSMLFSATINPKLRYLADTVYDDAVEIKVSSKGKKSNIEQWMIAVDKDTKSALLSHLIKENQWDQALIFVEKKHSAAKLVEQLGKRGIIADSIHAGRSQAQREKVWNDFKTGKLQFLIATGVAARGLDMDNLSRVVNYDLPYPAEEYIHRIGRTGRAGKSGEAISLVSKDDFKNLCMIESLLDHLLERREVAEFPVRKAVPISILNYQPRSKR; encoded by the coding sequence ATGTCATTTGCCAAACTAGGATTATCCGACCCGATTCTTAAAGCCCTGTCCGATTCCGGCTATCAGACACCAACCGAAATTCAGAAAAAGGCTATTCCACTTATTCTTAAAGGGGAAGATATTATCGCCTCGGCGCAGACAGGTACCGGTAAAACCGCCAGTTTTGTCCTGCCGATTTTGCAAAAACTCGATAACGGCGAAACGGTACGCGGGCGTTCGATCCGTGCGCTGATACTGGTGCCGACACGCGAACTGGCGATTCAGGTGGAAAAAAGCATCCTGGCCTACGGCAAACATCTCCAGCTCAGTTCGGTTGCTGTTTATGGTGGTAGCGACCTTGAAGAGAACAAACAACGTTTGGCACAAGGCGTGGATATTCTGGTCGCCACGCCCGGCAGACTGCTGGATCTCGCCTACCAGCGTTCCGTGTTTTTTAACGATTTGGAATTTCTGGTGCTGGATGAAGCCGACCGAATGTTGGATATGGGCTTTATCGACGATCTCAACAAAATTATCGACCGCCTTCCAAGCCATCGCCAAAGTATGCTGTTTTCGGCGACCATTAACCCTAAATTACGCTATCTGGCCGATACCGTTTATGACGATGCGGTTGAGATAAAGGTTTCGTCCAAAGGCAAAAAATCCAATATTGAACAGTGGATGATTGCTGTCGATAAAGACACCAAATCTGCTCTACTGAGTCATTTGATTAAAGAAAACCAATGGGATCAGGCACTGATTTTTGTCGAGAAAAAACACTCTGCCGCTAAACTGGTCGAACAACTCGGAAAGCGTGGCATTATCGCCGACTCCATTCATGCCGGGCGCAGTCAGGCGCAACGTGAAAAAGTCTGGAATGATTTCAAAACCGGCAAACTGCAATTTCTGATCGCCACCGGCGTTGCTGCTCGCGGATTGGATATGGACAACCTCAGCCGAGTCGTCAACTACGACCTGCCTTATCCTGCCGAGGAATATATTCACCGCATCGGGCGAACCGGTCGTGCCGGAAAATCCGGTGAAGCGATCTCTCTGGTATCCAAAGACGACTTTAAAAATCTGTGCATGATCGAAAGCCTACTTGACCACCTTCTGGAACGTCGCGAAGTGGCAGAATTTCCTGTAAGAAAAGCCGTTCCCATTTCAATACTGAACTACCAACCGCGTTCGAAACGCTAA
- a CDS encoding SMP-30/gluconolactonase/LRE family protein, with protein sequence MKSTQSIKTFFFASLTALWSVTAMADQANQKILVSDVGFATPESVEYYADQDIYLVTNINGSPFDEDDNGFISKLSPDGKVVDLKWIDGADDKVELHAPKGMTIIGNKLYVADITQIQVFELPSGKQLSSIDVKGSSFLNGITPGDGDSVYVTDTGMKPGFEASGTDAIYKVWADGKVETILKDPEMGRPNGILYDNGDIYVVFFSSAKMVKMNDKGEITEMPEPYGARLDGLVKLQDGSLAMSSWESSSIDVYRNGEYETIAEFLNSPADMDVDTKRNRLLIPLFNEDKVLILPL encoded by the coding sequence ATGAAATCCACCCAAAGCATTAAAACGTTTTTCTTCGCATCACTGACCGCATTATGGTCGGTGACAGCTATGGCCGATCAGGCAAATCAAAAAATACTGGTTAGCGATGTCGGCTTTGCGACGCCGGAATCGGTCGAATATTATGCTGATCAGGATATCTATCTGGTCACCAATATCAACGGCAGTCCATTCGACGAGGACGATAACGGTTTTATCTCAAAACTGAGTCCGGACGGTAAAGTCGTTGACCTCAAGTGGATTGACGGCGCAGATGATAAGGTTGAATTACACGCCCCTAAAGGGATGACGATTATCGGCAATAAACTCTATGTCGCCGACATCACGCAAATACAAGTCTTTGAGCTGCCAAGCGGCAAGCAGCTTTCTTCGATTGACGTAAAAGGCAGCAGCTTTTTGAACGGCATTACTCCAGGAGACGGCGACTCCGTGTATGTCACCGATACCGGCATGAAACCGGGGTTCGAAGCCTCCGGTACCGACGCCATCTATAAAGTCTGGGCAGATGGAAAAGTGGAAACCATTCTAAAAGATCCCGAGATGGGCAGACCAAACGGTATTCTGTATGATAATGGCGATATTTACGTGGTATTTTTCAGCAGCGCTAAAATGGTCAAAATGAATGACAAAGGCGAAATCACGGAAATGCCTGAACCCTACGGTGCAAGATTAGACGGTCTAGTGAAGCTACAAGATGGTAGTCTCGCCATGTCCAGCTGGGAAAGCTCGTCGATTGATGTTTATAGAAACGGCGAATACGAGACTATCGCCGAGTTCCTTAACTCCCCTGCCGATATGGATGTCGACACCAAACGTAATCGTTTACTGATTCCGCTCTTTAATGAAGATAAGGTATTGATCTTGCCGTTGTAA
- a CDS encoding DUF3617 domain-containing protein — protein sequence MKSSRALLILLSLLVSGCSADTSEINMEEGKWKIQTTVEMEGMPMMIPPVTVEQCITEEDMVPAQKNRDGSECEMMEYDINGNTVTWQFKCNDSSGSGEITYNGKSMDGKMTTTAAGMKMNSTIKGTYIGPCD from the coding sequence ATGAAAAGCAGCAGAGCACTACTCATTCTCCTGTCATTATTGGTTTCCGGCTGTTCGGCGGACACGAGTGAAATAAACATGGAAGAAGGTAAATGGAAAATCCAGACGACTGTCGAGATGGAAGGCATGCCAATGATGATTCCACCGGTCACCGTCGAGCAATGTATCACTGAAGAAGACATGGTTCCTGCACAGAAAAATCGCGATGGCTCGGAATGTGAAATGATGGAATACGATATCAATGGAAATACCGTTACGTGGCAATTCAAATGTAACGACTCTTCCGGAAGCGGAGAGATTACCTACAACGGCAAGAGCATGGACGGCAAGATGACCACAACGGCGGCCGGCATGAAAATGAATTCCACAATCAAAGGCACCTACATCGGGCCTTGTGATTAA
- a CDS encoding DUF3820 family protein yields the protein MNPENLKKLVVVTMPFGKYKGRIIADLPGNYLNWFASKGFPSGNLGQLLALMHELDHNGLKPLLDPLRKQSR from the coding sequence ATGAATCCTGAGAACTTAAAAAAGCTCGTTGTCGTTACAATGCCTTTTGGAAAATACAAGGGGCGTATCATTGCGGATTTGCCGGGAAATTACCTTAATTGGTTTGCCAGTAAAGGCTTTCCATCTGGAAATTTAGGGCAATTATTGGCGCTAATGCATGAGCTGGATCACAATGGTTTAAAACCGCTTTTAGACCCCTTAAGAAAACAGAGTCGTTAA
- the lpdA gene encoding dihydrolipoyl dehydrogenase: protein MSKIVDIVVPDIGDFAEVDVIEVLVSAGDEVAQDDSLVTLESDKATMEIPAPFAGKIASFSAEVGDKVSEGSILGTMEIADTDTVSANVEESVKASAAPAKEEAAAAAPKAVSADGIEADIHCEVLVLGSGPGGYTAAFRAADLGKKVAMVERYDNIGGVCLNVGCIPSKALLHMSVVLNETREMGAHGITFQEPEIDTNKMRAYKDSVIGKLTGGLAGLAKARKVEVVTGYGKFSSSNTVTVEAGDGTTKTIAFEQAIIAAGSRVVKLPFIPHDDPRVMDSTDALELEEVPKRMLVIGGGIIGLEMAQVYDSLGASITVVELGDTIIPGADKDISKPLLKKIQKKYENIYLNSKVTNVEAKPEGLEVTFEGKKCPEKDTFDRILVAVGRAPNGKLIDADKAGVMVNDWGFIEVDERQKTNVDHIYAIGDIVGQPMLAHKAVHEGKVAAEVIAGMPSAFTPMGIPSVAYTDPEVAWAGKTEQELKDEGIEYEKGAFPWAASGRSLSLGRDEGMTKALFCAKTHRLLGCGIVGPNAGELVAEAMLAIEMGADMQDIGLTIHPHPTLSETICFAAEMAEGTITDLMPPKRKK, encoded by the coding sequence ATGAGTAAGATTGTTGATATTGTTGTTCCGGACATTGGCGATTTCGCAGAAGTAGACGTGATCGAAGTGCTGGTTTCCGCCGGCGACGAAGTTGCGCAGGATGATTCATTAGTTACTCTGGAATCGGATAAGGCGACCATGGAAATTCCGGCGCCTTTCGCCGGTAAAATCGCTTCCTTCTCGGCCGAAGTCGGCGACAAGGTTTCCGAAGGCTCTATTCTTGGAACCATGGAAATTGCCGATACCGATACGGTTTCTGCAAACGTCGAAGAGTCGGTAAAAGCTTCTGCAGCTCCGGCCAAAGAAGAAGCTGCTGCCGCGGCACCGAAAGCGGTTTCCGCCGACGGTATTGAGGCCGATATTCACTGCGAAGTGCTGGTGCTGGGCTCAGGCCCGGGCGGTTATACCGCCGCTTTCCGCGCGGCTGACCTTGGCAAGAAAGTGGCCATGGTTGAGCGTTATGACAACATCGGTGGTGTCTGTCTGAACGTCGGCTGTATCCCGTCCAAAGCGTTGCTGCATATGTCGGTGGTACTGAACGAAACCCGCGAAATGGGTGCGCACGGAATCACTTTCCAGGAACCGGAAATCGACACCAATAAAATGCGTGCTTACAAAGACTCGGTTATCGGTAAATTGACCGGTGGTCTGGCCGGTCTGGCCAAAGCTCGTAAAGTCGAGGTCGTAACCGGTTACGGTAAATTCAGTTCTTCTAATACGGTTACGGTTGAAGCCGGTGACGGCACGACTAAAACCATTGCGTTTGAACAGGCAATTATCGCCGCCGGTTCGCGTGTTGTAAAACTGCCGTTTATTCCGCACGACGACCCTCGTGTAATGGATTCAACCGATGCGCTGGAACTTGAAGAAGTGCCTAAGCGTATGCTGGTGATCGGTGGCGGGATCATCGGTCTGGAAATGGCGCAGGTCTACGACTCACTGGGCGCAAGCATTACCGTGGTTGAGCTGGGCGATACCATTATCCCGGGTGCCGACAAAGATATCTCCAAGCCGCTTCTGAAGAAAATTCAGAAGAAATACGAGAATATCTATCTGAACTCGAAAGTCACCAATGTTGAAGCCAAACCGGAAGGGCTGGAAGTCACTTTCGAAGGGAAGAAATGTCCTGAGAAAGATACCTTCGACCGTATTCTGGTCGCAGTAGGGCGTGCGCCGAACGGTAAGCTGATCGACGCGGACAAAGCCGGTGTGATGGTTAACGACTGGGGCTTCATCGAAGTCGATGAACGTCAGAAAACCAATGTGGATCACATTTACGCGATCGGTGATATCGTTGGTCAGCCGATGCTGGCGCACAAAGCGGTACACGAAGGTAAAGTGGCCGCGGAAGTGATTGCCGGTATGCCGTCCGCCTTTACCCCTATGGGCATTCCATCGGTTGCCTATACCGATCCGGAAGTGGCTTGGGCCGGTAAAACCGAACAAGAGCTTAAGGATGAAGGTATCGAGTACGAGAAGGGCGCATTCCCTTGGGCGGCTTCTGGACGCAGCCTGAGTCTGGGGCGTGACGAAGGGATGACCAAAGCGTTGTTCTGCGCCAAGACGCATCGTCTTCTAGGTTGCGGTATTGTCGGCCCGAACGCCGGTGAACTGGTTGCCGAAGCGATGCTGGCGATTGAGATGGGCGCGGATATGCAAGATATCGGTCTAACCATCCATCCGCATCCAACGCTGTCAGAGACAATCTGCTTCGCAGCTGAGATGGCGGAAGGAACAATCACAGACTTAATGCCACCTAAGCGTAAAAAGTAA